One Acinetobacter pullicarnis genomic region harbors:
- the rpsM gene encoding 30S ribosomal protein S13 codes for MARIAGVNIPDNKHAVISLTYIFGIGRHTAKNILAAAGITTTTKIRELDDAQLDAIRAEVAKVPTEGDLRREISMNIKRLMDLGCYRGLRHRRSLPVRGQRTKTNARTRKGPRKPIKK; via the coding sequence ATGGCTCGTATTGCCGGTGTAAACATTCCGGATAACAAGCATGCTGTTATCTCTCTCACTTATATTTTTGGTATTGGTCGCCATACTGCTAAGAACATCTTAGCTGCTGCTGGTATTACCACCACCACTAAAATTCGTGAATTAGATGATGCTCAGCTTGATGCGATTCGTGCAGAAGTTGCCAAGGTTCCGACCGAAGGTGATTTACGTCGCGAAATTTCCATGAACATTAAACGTTTAATGGATTTAGGCTGCTACCGCGGTCTTCGTCATCGTCGCAGCTTGCCTGTTCGCGGACAACGCACCAAAACTAACGCACGTACCCGTAAAGGTCCGCGCAAACCTATTAAGAAATAA
- a CDS encoding TRAP transporter large permease subunit: MHEAKNNRSGFGLLSYLWNEWFSTFFILLLLLLTLIIGTGELIHGELLRTGERLYGDPSTGMQYSFLRAEPEQPQCERYPNIDALVQQQMQTNAKDDSADFFGTASTAEVRQSVLAAQQQCEEKYAFYDKSKQYLDAHSTLRSFRDFEIGLFGLFKYGTDNRILLLLMMVVVSAITASVNMHHISLRAPKTKMDFRIYNLVMVLGNGLLSFSVVSQYQSVLDSGVAINLETRGIYYLWILLFFSLTLISAVQLFRIPKTAIEGGKIGLAFLSVPLFAFMATLTGIAFIFFMDYPMGQGIYLGQMIEFSGIFLNLALFIWAGMLLTQTRIMDVFLAILRPWNLAPETLTCLILIAAAIPTAYTGASGIFVIAAGAIIYREVWNAGARRQYALAVSAMSGSLGVVLRPCLLIILISMLDSKHVTSDELFNHGFWVFWLTAIIFFAVSLFLAEDKFRINSPKVAVPGMLRALIPVIPYVLIVALVIAFYAYGLDTQMDEFTAPVILPFMLLGIIFFDKKWGDRLPINSIQSNLEQEHEQKSVFLREYGHRAEQQRGFGRAIRFATAESVGHIGALIILMALSASMGGLIERAEVVSLLPTHLGSVLITLGFMAMLLAMIGMCTDPFGAVLLVAASIAPVAYENGIHPIHFWMVVLVAFEFGYVTPPVALNHLLTRLSVGDDEIIAADDEAKQKYSSFYYRYERWILPMMVLFSSLMLVTYMPYLFNLFDWYPNK, from the coding sequence ATGCACGAAGCAAAAAATAATAGATCAGGATTTGGTCTACTCAGTTATCTCTGGAATGAATGGTTTTCAACCTTTTTTATACTCTTACTGCTCTTGCTGACCTTGATTATTGGAACGGGTGAGTTGATTCATGGTGAGTTGTTACGTACAGGTGAGCGCCTGTATGGCGACCCAAGTACAGGGATGCAATATTCTTTTTTAAGGGCAGAACCTGAGCAACCACAATGTGAGCGTTATCCCAATATAGATGCTTTGGTTCAGCAGCAAATGCAGACCAATGCCAAAGATGATTCTGCCGACTTTTTTGGCACGGCCTCAACCGCTGAGGTGCGTCAATCGGTGTTGGCGGCACAGCAACAATGCGAAGAAAAATATGCTTTCTATGACAAGAGTAAGCAGTATTTAGATGCGCATAGTACGCTTCGGAGCTTTCGAGATTTTGAAATCGGTTTGTTTGGGTTATTTAAATATGGCACCGATAATCGGATCTTGCTGCTGTTGATGATGGTGGTGGTTTCCGCGATTACGGCCTCGGTCAATATGCACCATATTAGTTTAAGAGCACCGAAAACCAAGATGGATTTTCGGATTTATAATTTGGTGATGGTGCTGGGTAATGGCTTACTTAGTTTTTCAGTTGTGAGTCAGTATCAATCCGTTCTCGACTCTGGGGTGGCGATCAATCTGGAAACCCGTGGAATTTATTATTTATGGATTCTGCTGTTCTTTAGTTTGACTCTGATCAGTGCGGTACAGTTGTTTCGAATCCCCAAAACGGCCATCGAAGGCGGGAAAATTGGGCTGGCTTTTTTAAGCGTGCCGTTATTTGCATTTATGGCGACATTGACTGGAATTGCCTTTATCTTTTTCATGGATTATCCAATGGGGCAGGGGATTTATCTGGGACAGATGATTGAGTTCTCAGGCATTTTCCTAAATCTAGCCTTGTTTATTTGGGCAGGAATGTTGCTCACCCAAACGCGCATTATGGATGTCTTTTTGGCAATTTTACGGCCATGGAATCTTGCCCCCGAAACCTTGACCTGTTTGATTTTAATTGCGGCAGCCATCCCAACAGCCTATACCGGTGCCTCAGGTATTTTCGTGATTGCAGCGGGTGCGATTATCTATCGAGAAGTTTGGAATGCCGGGGCACGTCGTCAATATGCATTGGCGGTTTCAGCCATGTCAGGCTCCTTGGGTGTGGTATTAAGACCTTGTTTGTTAATCATTTTGATTTCGATGTTGGACAGCAAACATGTGACTTCTGATGAACTTTTTAATCATGGTTTTTGGGTATTTTGGTTGACTGCGATTATCTTTTTTGCGGTCTCACTGTTTTTGGCTGAAGACAAGTTTCGGATTAACTCACCCAAAGTTGCTGTGCCAGGGATGTTACGTGCCTTGATCCCGGTCATTCCTTATGTGTTGATTGTCGCCTTGGTGATCGCCTTTTATGCCTATGGTTTAGATACCCAAATGGATGAATTTACTGCACCGGTGATTTTGCCATTTATGCTGCTTGGTATTATTTTCTTTGATAAAAAATGGGGGGATCGACTGCCAATCAACAGCATACAAAGTAATCTAGAGCAAGAACATGAACAGAAATCAGTATTCTTGCGCGAATATGGGCATCGGGCTGAGCAGCAACGTGGTTTTGGTCGTGCAATCCGTTTCGCGACTGCAGAGAGTGTTGGACATATCGGGGCACTCATTATTTTGATGGCCTTATCCGCCAGTATGGGGGGCTTGATTGAGCGCGCTGAAGTCGTGAGCTTACTGCCGACACATTTGGGCAGTGTACTGATTACGCTGGGCTTTATGGCAATGCTTTTGGCCATGATTGGAATGTGTACCGATCCCTTTGGTGCAGTGCTGTTGGTGGCTGCCAGTATTGCGCCAGTGGCTTATGAAAATGGCATTCATCCAATTCATTTCTGGATGGTGGTGTTGGTTGCCTTTGAATTTGGCTATGTGACACCACCTGTGGCGTTGAATCATCTACTGACACGTTTGTCGGTGGGAGATGATGAGATCATTGCAGCCGATGACGAAGCTAAGCAAAAGTACAGCAGTTTTTACTATCGCTACGAACGCTGGATTTTACCGATGATGGTGCTGTTTTCGTCCTTGATGTTGGTGACTTATATGCCGTATTTGTTCAATTTATTTGATTGGTATCCAAATAAGTAA
- the rrtA gene encoding rhombosortase, with protein sequence MKEQELRRRMILVGAVMLIAAFLQIFQPYFIYWKPEFFNQPWRWWTAHWVHVGWIHYLLNMLAFIFLPFIFPHLQNRFLLIMMLCLPPLMSFSFYYFYPDIEVYAGLSGLMHGLYAAVALFFLQFNQERKFALLVLGLVWAKIIWENTMGSLETAELIGSPVLVEAHFVGAIWGSLLAILWLIFIQLQQHRAAK encoded by the coding sequence ATGAAAGAACAGGAATTACGACGAAGAATGATTTTAGTTGGCGCTGTAATGTTAATTGCTGCGTTTCTACAAATTTTCCAGCCCTACTTTATTTATTGGAAACCTGAATTCTTTAACCAACCTTGGCGTTGGTGGACTGCACATTGGGTTCATGTCGGATGGATTCACTATCTATTGAATATGTTGGCTTTTATATTCTTACCTTTTATTTTTCCACACCTACAAAATCGTTTTTTATTGATCATGATGTTGTGTTTACCACCATTAATGAGTTTTAGTTTTTATTATTTCTATCCAGATATTGAAGTCTATGCAGGCTTATCAGGATTAATGCACGGTTTATATGCAGCGGTTGCTTTGTTTTTTTTACAGTTTAATCAAGAACGTAAATTTGCTTTATTGGTATTGGGCTTGGTTTGGGCCAAAATCATTTGGGAAAATACCATGGGTTCATTGGAAACAGCTGAATTGATCGGTAGCCCTGTTTTGGTCGAGGCACATTTTGTTGGTGCAATTTGGGGCAGTTTGTTGGCGATTCTTTGGTTGATATTTATACAGTTGCAGCAACACCGTGCTGCAAAGTAA
- the rpmD gene encoding 50S ribosomal protein L30 — MKTIKVTQIKSSSHRLKNHKLCLQGLGLRRIGHTVEVQDTPSNRGMVNKVYYMVSVEE, encoded by the coding sequence ATGAAAACGATTAAAGTTACCCAGATCAAATCTTCATCACATCGTTTGAAAAATCACAAACTTTGTCTACAAGGTTTAGGTCTGCGTCGTATTGGTCATACTGTAGAAGTGCAAGATACGCCTTCTAACCGTGGTATGGTCAACAAAGTTTACTATATGGTTAGTGTAGAGGAATAA
- the rpsD gene encoding 30S ribosomal protein S4, with translation MARYIGPKCKLSRREGTDLQLKSGVKPFDVKTKKHAKAPGQHGQSRAKQSEYSLQLREKQKVRRMYGVLERQFSNYYKEAARVKGATGENLLKLLESRIDNVVYRMGFGSTRAEARQLVSHRSITLNGRRVNIASIQVKAGDVVAVHEGAKPQLRIKNAIELAAQRGIPSWMDVDHSKLEGTFKAAPDRSDLPAEINESLIVELYSK, from the coding sequence ATGGCTCGTTATATTGGTCCAAAATGCAAACTCTCTCGCCGCGAAGGGACAGACCTGCAACTTAAATCTGGCGTCAAACCATTTGACGTCAAAACAAAAAAACATGCTAAAGCGCCTGGCCAACATGGCCAAAGCCGTGCAAAACAGTCTGAGTACTCACTACAATTACGTGAAAAACAAAAAGTACGTCGTATGTACGGTGTGTTAGAGCGTCAATTTAGTAACTACTACAAAGAAGCAGCTCGTGTAAAAGGTGCAACAGGTGAAAACTTGTTGAAACTGCTTGAAAGCCGCATTGATAACGTTGTTTATCGCATGGGTTTTGGTTCTACACGTGCAGAAGCTCGTCAGCTGGTATCTCACCGTAGCATTACTTTAAATGGTCGTCGTGTTAACATTGCGTCTATTCAAGTTAAAGCTGGTGATGTTGTTGCAGTTCACGAAGGTGCTAAACCACAATTACGTATTAAAAACGCAATTGAGTTAGCAGCTCAACGTGGTATTCCTTCTTGGATGGATGTTGATCATTCTAAATTAGAAGGTACATTTAAAGCTGCACCAGATCGTTCTGATTTACCTGCTGAAATCAACGAAAGCTTGATTGTAGAATTGTATTCTAAATAA
- a CDS encoding DNA-directed RNA polymerase subunit alpha, with product MTRTANEFLTPQAIKVEAASGTSAKVILEPLERGFGHTLGNALRRILLSSLPGAAVVEVEIEGVEHEYSTLEGLQQDIVELLLNLKGLSIKLFDQNEAYLTLEKQGPGDVTAADLRLPHNVEVVNPEHLIGTLSASGSLKMRLKVAQGRGYETSDSRFPEGETRPVGRLQLDASYSPIQRVSYTVENARVEQRTDLDKLVIDLGTNGTVDPEEAIRKAATILQQQIAIFVDLQKDQAPVAQEPREEVDPILLRPVDDLELTVRSANCLKAENIYYIGDLVQRTEVELLKTPNLGKKSLTEIKDVLASKGLQLGMRLENWPPASLRMDDRFAYRSR from the coding sequence ATGACGCGTACTGCAAACGAGTTTCTAACACCGCAAGCGATTAAGGTCGAAGCGGCAAGCGGGACCTCGGCAAAAGTGATTCTGGAACCTTTAGAGCGTGGTTTTGGCCATACTCTAGGGAATGCTTTACGTCGTATCCTACTGTCTTCTTTACCTGGCGCTGCTGTGGTTGAAGTTGAAATAGAAGGTGTCGAACACGAGTACAGTACTTTAGAAGGCTTGCAGCAGGACATCGTCGAGCTCTTGCTGAACCTTAAAGGGTTGTCTATTAAACTGTTCGATCAAAACGAAGCATATTTAACATTAGAAAAACAAGGTCCTGGCGATGTTACTGCTGCAGACCTTCGTTTACCTCATAATGTTGAAGTGGTTAACCCTGAGCATTTGATTGGCACACTCAGTGCCTCTGGTTCATTGAAAATGCGCCTGAAAGTTGCTCAAGGCCGTGGTTATGAAACATCTGATTCACGTTTCCCAGAAGGCGAAACTCGCCCAGTGGGTCGTTTACAGTTAGATGCTTCTTATAGCCCGATCCAACGTGTGTCTTATACCGTAGAAAATGCGCGTGTAGAACAACGTACGGACCTTGATAAACTTGTCATTGATCTTGGTACTAACGGCACTGTAGATCCTGAAGAAGCAATCCGTAAAGCGGCAACAATCTTGCAACAACAAATTGCAATCTTTGTTGATCTTCAGAAAGATCAAGCGCCTGTGGCTCAAGAACCTCGTGAAGAAGTTGACCCAATCTTGCTTCGTCCAGTGGATGATCTAGAGCTAACTGTTCGTTCTGCTAACTGTTTGAAAGCAGAAAATATTTACTACATCGGAGATCTAGTACAACGTACTGAAGTTGAGCTATTAAAAACGCCTAACTTAGGTAAAAAATCGTTGACTGAAATCAAAGATGTTCTGGCTTCAAAAGGCTTACAACTCGGCATGCGTTTAGAGAACTGGCCACCGGCTAGCCTCCGTATGGACGATCGTTTCGCCTATCGTAGCCGTTAA
- the rplQ gene encoding 50S ribosomal protein L17 yields the protein MRHRNSGVKLGRTSSHRKAMFQNMANSLFEHELIKTTVPKAKELRRVAEPLITLAKNDTVANRRLAFARTRSAVIVGKLFTVLGPRYKERNGGYLRVLKAGFRAGDAAPMAYVELVDREVKTSAE from the coding sequence ATGCGTCATCGTAATAGTGGTGTGAAATTAGGCCGTACCAGTAGTCATCGTAAAGCGATGTTCCAAAACATGGCTAATTCTTTATTTGAGCATGAGTTGATCAAAACAACTGTGCCTAAAGCTAAAGAATTACGTCGTGTTGCTGAGCCTTTAATCACGCTAGCTAAAAACGATACTGTAGCAAACCGTCGTTTAGCGTTTGCTCGTACTCGTTCAGCTGTTATTGTCGGTAAACTATTTACCGTATTAGGCCCTCGTTACAAAGAACGTAATGGCGGTTATCTACGTGTGCTTAAAGCGGGCTTCCGTGCAGGTGATGCTGCACCAATGGCTTATGTTGAGCTTGTAGATCGCGAAGTGAAAACTTCAGCAGAATAA
- a CDS encoding FAD assembly factor SdhE — translation MSENQSLEERKVIYRARRGLKEIDVYFDPYVKQYYLQADAHEKALFAELVEQEDPDLLDWFMEVTEPPRPELKDLIAKLKDYVHSA, via the coding sequence ATGTCAGAGAATCAGAGTTTAGAAGAACGCAAAGTGATTTACCGTGCTCGACGTGGTTTAAAAGAGATTGATGTTTATTTTGATCCCTATGTGAAGCAGTATTATTTGCAAGCGGATGCGCATGAGAAAGCATTATTTGCTGAACTGGTTGAACAAGAAGATCCAGACTTACTGGATTGGTTTATGGAAGTGACTGAACCACCACGCCCAGAGCTGAAAGATTTGATTGCTAAACTCAAAGATTATGTCCATTCAGCCTAA
- the secY gene encoding preprotein translocase subunit SecY, whose protein sequence is MKGQPFHVKYREIIRRLMFLVGALVVFRLGTHIPLPGIDNVALAGFFKQNEGTFIGLFNMFSGGALERMSILALGIMPYISASIIVQLMSTVVPSLEALKKEGEQGKRKINQYTRYGTLLLAIVQGIGMCAGLVAQGITLTSGLAFMVPALTSLVAGTMFLMWLGEQITERGIGNGISMIIFAGIVAGLPGLVAQSFSSANDGTSSIGMIGLVVFGLLSVAVLAAIVFIEKAQRRITVNYAQKQQGRRVFTAQQTHLPLKINMAGVIPAIFASSLLLFPASLGQWLGSTEADASFFQQTLQTLALELSPGRPFYLVLFGALIIFFCYFYTALVFSPKEVSENLKRSGAYVPGIRPGEQTARYLDHILSRLTFIGAIYITVICLMPMILQSSFGIPFTLGGTSLLIVVVVVMDFMAQLQAHLTSHQYDNQSLMKKTTAHPKG, encoded by the coding sequence ATGAAAGGTCAACCATTTCATGTGAAATACCGTGAAATTATTCGTCGATTAATGTTCTTAGTTGGCGCATTGGTCGTCTTTCGACTAGGAACGCATATTCCTTTGCCAGGTATCGATAATGTCGCCTTAGCAGGTTTTTTCAAGCAAAATGAAGGTACTTTCATTGGCTTGTTTAACATGTTCTCAGGCGGAGCATTAGAACGGATGTCTATTCTAGCTTTGGGTATCATGCCTTACATCTCTGCATCGATTATCGTGCAGTTGATGTCAACGGTAGTACCATCGCTAGAAGCATTGAAAAAAGAAGGTGAGCAGGGTAAGCGTAAGATTAATCAATATACGCGTTATGGCACACTTTTACTTGCAATAGTACAAGGCATAGGCATGTGTGCTGGCTTGGTTGCTCAGGGTATTACCTTGACTTCTGGTCTTGCATTCATGGTTCCTGCATTGACCTCTTTGGTTGCAGGGACAATGTTCTTGATGTGGTTGGGAGAACAGATTACCGAACGTGGTATCGGTAACGGGATCTCAATGATTATCTTTGCAGGTATTGTGGCAGGTTTACCAGGGCTTGTTGCTCAATCATTTTCTTCGGCAAATGATGGAACTAGCAGCATTGGTATGATCGGTCTTGTCGTGTTTGGATTGCTCTCTGTAGCAGTCCTTGCTGCGATCGTGTTTATTGAAAAAGCTCAACGTCGAATCACTGTCAACTATGCTCAAAAGCAGCAAGGTCGTCGCGTATTTACTGCACAGCAAACGCACTTGCCTTTGAAGATTAATATGGCTGGGGTCATTCCCGCAATCTTCGCAAGTTCGTTACTGCTCTTTCCTGCAAGCTTAGGCCAATGGTTAGGTAGCACTGAAGCTGATGCAAGTTTTTTCCAGCAGACCTTACAAACTTTGGCATTAGAATTATCGCCTGGACGACCGTTTTATTTGGTGCTCTTCGGTGCGTTAATTATCTTTTTCTGCTACTTCTATACAGCGCTTGTATTTAGCCCTAAAGAAGTTTCAGAGAATTTGAAACGCAGTGGAGCTTATGTACCTGGTATTCGCCCAGGTGAGCAAACTGCTCGTTATTTAGATCATATTCTTAGTCGTTTGACGTTTATTGGTGCAATTTACATTACAGTGATTTGTTTGATGCCAATGATTTTGCAAAGTTCTTTCGGTATTCCATTCACTTTGGGTGGTACCTCTTTGCTGATTGTTGTCGTCGTAGTTATGGATTTCATGGCTCAACTTCAAGCTCACTTAACGTCGCATCAGTATGACAATCAATCACTAATGAAGAAAACGACTGCTCATCCTAAGGGATAA
- a CDS encoding flavin-containing monooxygenase encodes MEKHVDLLIVGAGLSGIGLAAHLSKKSPKRSFEIIERRQSFGGTWDLFQYPGIRSDSDMSTFGFDFKPWTKSSVLADGAAIKNYLSEVVDEFDLKNKIHFNHRVLSANYNSESKKWQVEIEDAAQNKQTWIANFIFGCTGYYNYDQGFQPDFPNQDQFKGPLVYPQHWPTDLDYLGKKIVIIGSGATAITLVPALVKGGAEHVTMLQRSPTYIASVPATDFVYKKMRQFLPEALAYKIARTRNIVMQRGVYVLAQKHPQLLRRVLLRSVASQLNAKVDMKHFTPRYAPWDQRLCVVPDADLFQVLGSGHASVETDQIEAFTETGIQLKSGQHLSADIIVSATGLQIQILGGIQVSIDGQALNTSEHMLYQGVMVSDVPNMAMIIGYINASWTLKVDIAANYICRLLNYMDQHHLDEVIAQGDPSQLLEDTVMGSLSAGYIARAADVMPKQGRNAPWRVSNNYFADRKALKNAKFDDQVLRFKLR; translated from the coding sequence ATGGAAAAGCATGTTGATCTTCTTATCGTTGGTGCAGGGCTGTCTGGTATCGGGTTAGCAGCACATCTTTCAAAAAAATCTCCTAAGCGTTCATTTGAGATCATTGAGCGGCGGCAAAGCTTTGGCGGCACTTGGGATTTGTTTCAGTATCCGGGGATTCGTTCTGATTCAGATATGTCAACATTTGGCTTCGACTTTAAGCCTTGGACAAAGTCCAGTGTGTTGGCAGATGGTGCGGCTATCAAAAACTATTTGAGTGAAGTTGTTGATGAATTCGATTTAAAAAATAAAATTCATTTTAATCATCGTGTTCTTTCAGCAAATTATAATTCTGAGAGCAAGAAATGGCAGGTCGAAATTGAAGATGCTGCGCAGAATAAACAAACCTGGATCGCAAATTTTATATTTGGCTGCACAGGTTACTATAACTATGATCAAGGCTTTCAGCCTGATTTCCCGAATCAAGATCAGTTTAAAGGACCATTGGTTTATCCGCAGCATTGGCCTACAGATTTAGATTATCTCGGCAAAAAAATTGTGATTATTGGCAGTGGTGCAACTGCGATTACATTGGTGCCTGCTTTGGTCAAGGGCGGTGCTGAGCATGTCACCATGTTACAACGCTCACCGACTTACATTGCTTCGGTCCCTGCGACTGATTTTGTTTATAAGAAGATGCGTCAGTTTTTACCCGAGGCATTGGCCTACAAAATTGCGCGCACGCGTAATATTGTGATGCAACGTGGTGTCTATGTGCTGGCACAAAAGCATCCTCAACTGTTGCGACGTGTGTTATTACGCTCAGTTGCTTCACAGCTCAACGCGAAAGTGGATATGAAACACTTTACACCGCGTTATGCACCATGGGATCAGCGACTCTGTGTAGTCCCAGACGCTGATTTGTTTCAGGTGTTGGGCTCAGGGCATGCAAGCGTTGAAACGGATCAGATTGAGGCATTTACGGAGACGGGTATCCAACTTAAATCTGGGCAGCATTTGTCAGCTGATATTATTGTTTCTGCAACAGGACTACAGATTCAAATCTTGGGTGGAATACAGGTCAGCATTGATGGTCAAGCGCTGAACACCTCAGAACATATGTTATATCAAGGTGTGATGGTGAGTGATGTGCCCAATATGGCAATGATTATTGGCTACATCAATGCCTCTTGGACACTAAAGGTTGATATTGCAGCAAATTATATTTGTCGTCTGCTTAATTATATGGATCAGCATCATTTGGATGAGGTCATCGCACAGGGCGACCCGAGTCAGTTACTCGAAGATACTGTGATGGGGAGTTTAAGTGCTGGCTATATCGCACGTGCTGCTGATGTAATGCCAAAACAAGGGCGGAATGCACCTTGGCGAGTCAGCAATAATTATTTTGCAGATCGTAAAGCACTAAAAAATGCTAAGTTTGATGATCAGGTGCTCAGATTTAAACTGCGCTAA
- the rplO gene encoding 50S ribosomal protein L15: MTLRLNELAPAEGAKRENLRVGRGIGSGVGKTGGRGVKGQKSRKSGGVRPGFEGGQTALYRRLPKFGFTSQIALKTAEVRLSELAKVEGDLVSLETLKAANVVRKDMLRARIVLSGEVTRAFTVQGVPLTKGAKAALEAAGGKVEE, translated from the coding sequence ATGACTCTGCGTTTAAATGAACTTGCACCTGCAGAAGGTGCTAAACGTGAAAATCTTCGCGTGGGTCGTGGTATAGGCTCTGGCGTTGGTAAAACAGGTGGTCGCGGTGTTAAAGGACAAAAATCACGTAAAAGTGGTGGCGTTCGTCCGGGCTTTGAAGGTGGTCAAACTGCATTATATCGTCGTTTGCCTAAATTCGGTTTTACTAGCCAAATTGCTTTGAAAACTGCTGAAGTACGTTTGTCTGAACTTGCTAAAGTAGAAGGCGATCTTGTTAGTCTTGAAACTTTGAAAGCAGCTAACGTTGTGCGTAAAGATATGTTACGTGCTCGTATCGTTCTTTCTGGTGAAGTGACTCGTGCATTTACTGTACAAGGTGTTCCATTGACTAAAGGCGCTAAAGCTGCTCTTGAAGCTGCTGGCGGTAAAGTCGAGGAGTAA
- a CDS encoding LysR family transcriptional regulator → MNILQLDLNLLKVLYVLLQTGSTKETALKLQISPSAVSHALNRLRGVLDDPLFRRENNLQVATPYARTLKEKLTPLFTSLNEDLFRNIENVERIFNIVIPPALNVLLTPALAQLAELNKTKLNCVTFERRSWRDEVLQGQVDLVLAVGDYQNPISALRYTHVGNTQLIVLYGDPLKSQLASQPGLPLEQLTAFKHIYCHPWPQNENELDRQLRRLGLDRTIGFSCNDYSQIIPAIKAAPLIAVVPRPWFESMAEQSDIYQLALNDEKAVGGLFMLYRSSTTHWKKQIIASVGDFLSQHYQK, encoded by the coding sequence TTGAACATTCTTCAATTAGATTTAAATTTATTAAAAGTGCTTTATGTGCTGTTGCAAACGGGCTCCACCAAAGAGACTGCACTCAAACTCCAGATCTCACCCTCTGCTGTCAGTCATGCCCTGAATCGACTGCGCGGTGTTTTGGATGACCCTCTCTTTAGACGAGAGAATAATCTGCAAGTTGCCACGCCCTATGCACGAACCCTCAAAGAGAAATTAACGCCATTATTCACCTCTTTAAATGAAGACTTATTTCGTAATATTGAAAATGTTGAACGTATTTTTAATATCGTGATTCCACCAGCACTGAATGTATTATTAACGCCGGCATTGGCTCAGCTTGCGGAATTAAATAAAACCAAACTCAACTGTGTCACCTTTGAACGACGCTCTTGGCGTGACGAAGTGCTACAAGGTCAAGTCGATTTGGTACTCGCAGTGGGTGATTATCAAAATCCGATCTCTGCACTGCGCTATACCCATGTTGGCAACACTCAATTGATTGTTTTATATGGTGACCCGCTAAAATCGCAACTGGCATCTCAACCAGGATTACCCCTTGAACAACTCACAGCGTTTAAACATATCTACTGCCATCCTTGGCCTCAAAATGAAAATGAGCTGGATCGCCAACTCAGACGACTCGGCTTGGATCGAACCATTGGATTTAGCTGCAATGATTACAGTCAAATTATTCCAGCAATCAAGGCTGCACCCCTGATCGCGGTGGTGCCACGCCCATGGTTTGAATCCATGGCAGAGCAATCCGATATTTATCAATTGGCATTAAATGATGAGAAAGCGGTAGGTGGTCTGTTTATGCTGTATCGCAGCTCTACGACGCACTGGAAAAAGCAGATCATTGCGTCTGTGGGTGATTTTCTAAGTCAGCATTATCAAAAGTAG
- the rpsK gene encoding 30S ribosomal protein S11, with protein MAKDTRARKKVTRTVSEGVAHIHASFNNTIVTITDRQGNALAWATSGGQGFRGSRKSTPFAAQVAAEVAGKAALDYGLKNLDVLVKGPGPGRESAVRALGAVGYKINSITDVTPIPHNGCRPPKKRRV; from the coding sequence ATGGCTAAAGATACTCGCGCACGCAAGAAGGTCACCCGTACCGTCTCTGAAGGTGTTGCACACATTCACGCTTCTTTTAATAACACCATTGTGACTATTACCGATCGTCAAGGTAATGCACTGGCTTGGGCCACTTCAGGTGGACAAGGCTTCCGTGGATCACGTAAATCAACTCCGTTTGCTGCTCAGGTAGCTGCTGAAGTTGCTGGTAAAGCAGCTTTAGACTACGGATTGAAAAACTTGGACGTCCTTGTAAAAGGTCCTGGTCCAGGTCGTGAATCTGCGGTTCGTGCTTTAGGTGCAGTGGGTTATAAAATTAATAGCATTACCGATGTGACACCAATTCCTCACAACGGTTGCCGTCCACCTAAAAAACGTCGCGTCTAA
- the rpmJ gene encoding 50S ribosomal protein L36 — translation MKVQASVKKICGSCKVIRRNGVIRVICSAEPRHKQRQG, via the coding sequence ATGAAAGTTCAAGCTTCTGTAAAGAAAATTTGTGGTAGCTGTAAAGTTATCCGTCGTAATGGGGTAATTCGCGTAATTTGTAGCGCAGAACCTCGTCATAAACAACGTCAAGGTTAA